CGCCGATCACTGGGGCTGGACGGCGTCGTTGCTGGTCGCGGCCGGCATCGCTCTTCGCGGAGGGCTCATGTGGATGAACGTCGATCCCGAGAAGGGGGTGAGGGACTGAAAAGATGACCGCAATGAGGCCTGTGAAGTTCGAAAGATTCAACAGCTAGCGGAGTTTGGTAGCCTGGAGAACTGTTTCGTGGTCATGCCGTGCTGGTACTGCCTTCGCGCTGAGCTCACTGTCGGGCAATAGCTGGAATAGTTTCGAATTCCAATTTTCCCGAGTCCAACTTGGGCGTTCGTTTGGAAAGATGGAGCATCTCAATCCCCACGACCGTTCCCCTCTCGTTAAAGTCCACGATGATTCCAGGCGACACTTCCTGAGACTCCACCGCGCTGGTGTCGTCCAACGTCAGGTAGAGAGCGTCGGCTTCGTGATCGACTTTCAATTTCATAGCGTCCCTCGCATGGTTCGATCGAAATACGCAGTCACCACACGCACCGGGGTACATTCGATATTCACTATCACACGGAGCACCCTATTGTCATGCTCCGCAATGATTCCAAGCCGATGCTCCAAGGCAGAATCGATGAAATCTGGAACTGTGCGACTGGGGGAGTTTAACACGCGTTCAAGCCAATCCTGATGAATATTGCGTGTCTTCAGTGCATCAGTTGCGTGCGAGGATAATACGTATTGCATGAGTGAAAGATTCAGGTTTGCAAAGCCGAAGTGTTCTTTGGGGCTTAATTATTGTTCTGCATGGGCTGAGGGGTAGGCCCCCACTCTTTATTTCGTGGGTGATGGTACTGGCTCCGCCATCGATTTCCGAACGCCTGCAGCAGGATACATCGAGAGCGATGGTTTTGGAAGCTGTGAGCTACCGGGACAGGCTTCCGGTAATCAGAAGGAGTAGACCGTCTCACGGTTGCTGTCATTGACCCGCTGTCGCTCATCGAGGTTGGAGTGCGTGGCCCAGGCTGGCTTGAGCGACACGTATTCTTCCCGAATTTCCCTGGCTGGCCGATCACTGGGGGTGGACGGCGTCGTTGCTGGTCGCTGCCGGTATCGCCCTCTGCGGCGGGCTCATG
This genomic stretch from Fimbriimonadaceae bacterium harbors:
- a CDS encoding DUF2283 domain-containing protein; amino-acid sequence: MKLKVDHEADALYLTLDDTSAVESQEVSPGIIVDFNERGTVVGIEMLHLSKRTPKLDSGKLEFETIPAIARQ
- a CDS encoding DUF4258 domain-containing protein, with protein sequence MQYVLSSHATDALKTRNIHQDWLERVLNSPSRTVPDFIDSALEHRLGIIAEHDNRVLRVIVNIECTPVRVVTAYFDRTMRGTL